A DNA window from Thermosynechococcaceae cyanobacterium Okahandja contains the following coding sequences:
- a CDS encoding DUF5132 domain-containing protein, with product MEFEALLLGLEPLTVLALGVGAVAVAPVVGAVDSMTGHNLTEQARNAAKSGLMWAFETYEKAQTAVAEASESFQDLVAEVRAEMVEQKANAADPEEPREVTIS from the coding sequence ATGGAGTTTGAAGCCCTTTTGCTTGGTTTGGAGCCACTGACCGTCCTTGCGTTGGGGGTGGGCGCTGTAGCCGTTGCCCCTGTGGTCGGCGCTGTGGATTCAATGACCGGCCATAACCTCACCGAACAGGCTCGTAATGCTGCCAAGTCCGGCCTGATGTGGGCATTTGAGACCTATGAGAAAGCCCAAACTGCTGTGGCAGAAGCCAGTGAGTCTTTTCAAGATCTGGTGGCGGAAGTGCGCGCAGAAATGGTAGAGCAAAAAGCAAATGCTGCTGACCCTGAAGAGCCACGGGAAGTCACCATTAGCTAG